The genomic segment GTTGTATTCAGATTCCAGCCCGGCCATGCCCTTTAACTCATGATTTACAAAACCCAATACATGCGAAGCAAGGGATCCAAAATTATAATTTCGCCGATACTCTTCTTCTAAAATCAACCCGCGAATATCCAGCAGGTTCAGGTCTTCATAGGTTTGAACGGGAACGCTTCTCTCTAAAACCACGTACTGCGAGCGTGCCGAAGAGTTTAGAATTTTTCTCTTGTAATAGTTGGTGCTTCGGGTTGTGTGGTTGCTGAGTGTTTCGGCAATTCGTTGAATATTTTGAGAGGTCCGGCCTACAGTTTGAGGATCAACCGCCACCTTATAAATAACTTGATTGGTTGCCAGCACAGATCCGGTAACATCATATATATTACCCCGTTGAGCCGGAATGGACAGGTAATCGATCGCTTGTGAATTCCAGAGTTCACGCAGTCCGTCTCCTTCTGCAACATTTACACGAAGCAGTTGAAGTAAAATGCTCGTCGGCAGCAATAGCAGAAATCCGAAGAGCAGAAACATCCGGCCCATAATTGAACTGCGATCATTCATTCTTTATCTGTACGAATATATATGATTTGGTCTGCCGGCCCGGCATTCACAAATCCAAGCTCACGCGCTTTTTGGTAGATTACTTTGGGACCGGTCAAACGTTCGTATGCAAGTCTTTTGTCCTGATATATTCGTAACGCCTTGTTGTACTCAGCTTCAAGCTGGTTGACCTCGGTCAACGTCTGCTGAGTATTGAAGACATGGCTGATGTAAAGAATCCCGCAGATTCCAATCACGAAAACTGCGAGAACAATCTTCCAGGGGGTAAAAGCCGGAAGGTTTGATATTTTATTTTTTGGGTCTGTTTTAATACGTCTGCCAAAGGTGGGGGCAGAGCCGTCTGTATTAAATCCTTTTTTAAAGAAGTTCTTCTTCTTGTTTTTTGCCGGTTGTCCGCCGGAAATTCCTTTTCGCTTATTTTTTGAAGGAGTTAATACGTTCATCAATCCTCCTTCACTTTTTCGGCTACACGAAGTTTCGCACTTCTTGAAGCCGGGTTTTTTTCAATCTCTTCATCAGAGGGAGTAATAATCTGTTTTGTAATGACATTGATCGGCTTTACGGGATTTCCAAAGAAATCTTTTTCAATCTTACCTTCAAAATTGCCGCTTCTAAAAAAGTTCTTCACAATTCTGTCTTCCAGCGAGTGGTAGGAGATCGCCACAATTCGTCCGCCGGATTTCAGGATCTCGAGAGACTCTTCAAGTCCTTGTTTCAAAACATCCAGTTCACGATTTACCTCAATCCGAATAGCCTGGAAAACCCTGGCCACCGTCTTGATGGTATGCCTTCCATAAATCACATTTTCGATAGATTCACGAAGTTCACCGGTTGTTTCGATGGGTCGTTTATCAATAATTTCTTTTGCAATCTGCCGGCTGAGGCGCTCTTCACCATAGTGATAGATGATATCCCGCAATTTTTTATAGTCGTACGTATTTACTACATCGTGGGCAGAAACGCCGCTAAGGTCACTCATTCGCATATCGAGCGGACCATCTTCCTGGAAACTAAACCCGCGTTCGGCTTCTTTGATCTGATGTGTGGAAACTCCTAAATCAAACAGAATGCCGGAAATTTTACCGTGATATTTGGGAGGGATTAAAGTAGTAAGATGCCCGAAATTACCGGAAATGGTTTCCAGTCGCGGGTCATCTCCCAATCGTTGTTTGGTCGCTTCCAGCGCTTCGGGGTCTTGGTCGAGCCCTATAAGTTTAGCATCATCAGAAAGTGTTTCGAGAATTTTTTCACTGTGTCCACCTCCCCCGATGGTAGCATCTATATATATACCACTCTCATCCGTCACCAGGAACTCCACGGTGGGTTGCAGCAAAACGGGTGTATGGGGATGATATGTTGTCATATTAGTCTCCACTTTCTTCTTCGTCCCCCATTACTTCTTCAAAAAGGTCGGCATATGCTTCGTCATCAAGCATTGAGTCAATTTCATCGAGCTTCTCGGGCGACCATAATTCAATTCGTTCACCACTCCCGATAAAAATGGCTGTTCCGTCTATCTGAGACCACTCCTTCAAATGTTGCGGGAGAGAGATGCGGTGTTGCTTGTCGAGGG from the Balneolaceae bacterium genome contains:
- the rsmH gene encoding 16S rRNA (cytosine(1402)-N(4))-methyltransferase RsmH; the protein is MTTYHPHTPVLLQPTVEFLVTDESGIYIDATIGGGGHSEKILETLSDDAKLIGLDQDPEALEATKQRLGDDPRLETISGNFGHLTTLIPPKYHGKISGILFDLGVSTHQIKEAERGFSFQEDGPLDMRMSDLSGVSAHDVVNTYDYKKLRDIIYHYGEERLSRQIAKEIIDKRPIETTGELRESIENVIYGRHTIKTVARVFQAIRIEVNRELDVLKQGLEESLEILKSGGRIVAISYHSLEDRIVKNFFRSGNFEGKIEKDFFGNPVKPINVITKQIITPSDEEIEKNPASRSAKLRVAEKVKED